In Brassica oleracea var. oleracea cultivar TO1000 unplaced genomic scaffold, BOL UnpScaffold00984, whole genome shotgun sequence, one DNA window encodes the following:
- the LOC106320621 gene encoding uncharacterized protein LOC106320621 gives MRFSEVGPAITHLLFANDNLFPCHASERQASALQRILKFYGEATGQNINLEKSSISFGDNVESDSKGATQDILGIMNQGGASKYLGPYPRETRCVVLSAPVTRRQGSIDQINKIVSLDLAMSCFRLPKTIIAKLSSMLVAFWWGDEDHHRKIHWVSGKGFAYLKIKVDWALETLKPLIRQCLLNKRGRYFPDGEFLSASLGAMPSYAWRSLLYGRELLLKGLRHKVGNGLHTRVWIDKCIADPVEGLGSPWIKNVSFDVNLMAFSLIDPSTRKWNEEALNEVFVPSDTEYMLRNQPILSKEDFKPEAFNQPSVNILKEKVWKVPTLPKSRVFLWKVLNGDLPVTALMESRARQVWAISGIPNPRVGFNQSSIFENIIYLLGMKQDRMEDNRSLRTWPWVLWIIWKDRNDLLFKSVLPNPSNILLRPKHETKEWFEAQIVEKNLQLEMQVKPKKGRAKWKPPLTGWTMCKVGVTRNKSTRLAGGGWVLRNERGVVICHRRRACSNVCSIDDARFVVILWTLESMGSQRISNVVVAGEFAELFEAVERPQVWPSFLH, from the exons ATGAGGTTCTCAGAAGTGGGGCCGGCGATCACACATCTCTTGTTTGCTAATGACAACTTATTCCCCTGCCACGCTTCTGAGAGGCAAGCCTCAGCCCTACAGAGAATACTGAAGTTTTATGGCGAAGCTACCGGTCAAAACATTAACCTGGAAAAATCATCGATATCCTTTGGTGATAATGTAGAAAGTGATTCAAAGGGAGCCACTCAAGATATCCTAGGAATCATGAATCAGGGAGGTGCAAGCAAGTATCTGG GACCATACCCAAGGGAGACTAGATGTGTGGTACTATCAGCACCTGTCACAAGGAGGCAAGGAAGTATTGATCAAATCAACAAGATCGTCTCTCTCGACCTTGCTATGTCGTGTTTCAGGCTGCCCAAAACGATCATTGCCAAGTTATCTAGCATGTTAGTGGCCTTCTGGTGGGGAGATGAGGATCACCATAGGAAAATTCACTGGGTCTCTGGGAAAGGCTTTGCTTACCTAAAGATCAAGGTGGACTGGGCTTTAGAGACCTTGAAGCCTTTAATCAGGCAATGCTTGCTAAACAAGCGTGGAAG GTACTTTCCAGATGGTGAATTCTTATCTGCTTCCTTAGGGGCCATGCCCTCTTATGCGTGGCGAAGCTTGCTGTATGGGAGAGAGCTCTTGCTGAAAGGTCTCAGACATAAGGTAGGCAATGGGCTTCATACCAGAGTCTGGATTGATAAATGTATTGCTGATCCGGTTGAAGGCTTGGGATCTCCGTGGattaaaaatgttagttttgatGTCAACTTGATGGCTTTCTCGCTAATAGATCCATCGACTCGCAAATGGAATGAAGAGGCTCTTAATGAAGTGTTTGTCCCCTCTGACACTGAGTATATGCTAAGGAATCAACCAATATTATCTAAGGAGGATTTTAAG CCTGAGGCTTTCAATCAGCCGTCGGTGAACATACTAAAGGAGAAGGTTTGGAAAGTCCCCACCTTGCCAAAGAGCAGAGTCTTCTTATGGAAAGTTCTTAATGGGGATCTGCCTGTTACGGCTTTGATGGAATCAAGAG CAAGACAAGTATGGGCAATTTCTGGTATCCCTAATCCCCGGGTTGGGTTTAATCAAAGCTCGATCTTTGAAAATATCATTTACTTATTAGGTATGAAGCAAGATCGAATGGAGGACAATAGGTCACTTAGAACTTGGCCTTGGGTCTTATGGATTATTTGGAAAGATAGGAATGACTTATTGTTCAAGAGCGTTCTTCCGAACCCCTCAAACATCTTGCTACGACCGAAACACGAAACAAAGGAATGGTTTGAGGCCCAAATTGTTGAGAAAAATCTTCAGCTTGAGATGCAGGTTAAGCCAAAGAAGGGCAGAGCTAAATGGAAGCCTCCATTGACAGGTTGGACGATGTGTAAAGTGGGAGTGACTCGGAACAAATCCACCAGATTAGCAGGTGGAGGATGGGTGCTACGCAATGAAAGGGGAGTAGTCATATGTCACCGTAGAAGAGCTTGTAGCAATGTATGTTCTATTGATGATGCTAGGTTTGTGGTGATACTTTGGACTCTTGAGAGTATGGGAAGTCAGAGGATCTCTAACGTTGTGGTGGCGGGTGAGTTTGCGGAATTGTTTGAAGCTGTGGAAAGGCCCCAAGTTTGGCCCTCCTTCCTGCATTAA